A region from the Bacteroidota bacterium genome encodes:
- a CDS encoding phosphatase PAP2 family protein — MNNNFHSTFFDALMPYITMLGEWVTIIPIIIIFAFINYKRALGVAFSGILSFLVVQGLKEFVFDQVARPAGVFANDLSVLHIVENTDLHSSYSFPSGHSAGAFIWCLSLAFYFRKLYITVGLLMLACLTGWSRIYLAQHFPLDVAIGGIIGIASSFLIELWISKTKKFQGESKFMTLFRKK; from the coding sequence GTGAACAACAATTTTCACTCCACTTTTTTCGATGCACTGATGCCATATATAACTATGTTGGGCGAATGGGTTACTATCATACCTATTATCATCATCTTTGCCTTTATCAATTATAAAAGAGCATTGGGAGTTGCTTTTTCAGGCATCTTATCATTTTTGGTGGTGCAAGGATTAAAAGAATTTGTATTCGACCAAGTGGCCAGACCTGCTGGAGTTTTTGCCAATGATTTATCGGTGCTGCATATTGTAGAAAATACCGATTTGCATTCCAGTTATTCATTTCCTTCGGGGCATTCGGCAGGGGCATTTATTTGGTGCCTATCATTGGCGTTTTACTTTCGCAAGCTCTATATAACTGTCGGCTTGTTGATGCTGGCATGTTTAACTGGTTGGTCTCGAATTTATCTTGCCCAGCACTTCCCGTTGGATGTGGCAATTGGTGGTATTATTGGCATTGCATCATCATTCTTAATTGAACTTTGGATTTCAAAAACAAAGAAATTCCAAGGCGAGTCAAAATTTATGACACTTTTTCGCAAAAAATAA
- the recG gene encoding ATP-dependent DNA helicase RecG, which translates to MSNTYRNFLQTPIEFLKGVGPARAELLRKELQIFTYRDLLMHFPFRYVDRSKIWAIRDLDDQMPYVQVKGVLQNYKKEGTGKTMRAKATLNDGTGHVELVWFQGLKWLDDFVKTGQTYIAFGKPSVYRNIISITHPELSLPEREKFETGIQPVYSITDKMRARAFDNRALAKICYTLVHHPEYYIQENLPEYLLDNLQLVNRKMALKNIHFPENIDMSNAAVDRLKFEELFFLQLKILHYKQQVSSQKTNIIATTIAEHFNNFYNTKLPFELTDAQKKVLKEIRTDLGLGKQMNRLLQGDVGSGKTIVALLSMLMMVDNNYQCCLMAPTEILATQHYKTISEMFFGTGLNCRLLTGSTSKSERKDIDDNLMNGEINILIGTHALIEDKVQFKNLGLAVIDEQHRFGVAQRYKLWKKNQEPPHILVMTATPIPRTLAMTLYGDLDISVIDQLPLGRKPIRTVHRYLRGLSDVYSFIKTQIAEGRQIYIVYPLIEESEKLDFEYLMGGYEELKQIFPEPEYRLGMVHGKMKPKEKENVMSNFVKGDIHVLVATTVIEVGVNVPNASVMMLMSAERFGLAQMHQLRGRVGRGADQSYCILVTGDKLGADTRKRLKTMVDTTDGFVIAEVDMELRGPGDLEGTRQSGMLDLKLASIIHDQKWVELSRKQAQELLLKDPLLQLPEHINTSKYFELYTRQNGDWGRVS; encoded by the coding sequence ATGAGCAATACCTATCGTAATTTTCTGCAAACACCTATCGAGTTTCTCAAAGGCGTGGGGCCTGCCCGTGCTGAGCTGCTTAGGAAAGAATTACAAATTTTCACTTACAGAGATTTGCTCATGCATTTCCCTTTTCGATATGTCGACCGTTCAAAAATTTGGGCTATCCGCGACCTCGATGATCAGATGCCTTACGTGCAAGTAAAAGGTGTTTTGCAAAACTATAAGAAAGAAGGAACAGGCAAAACCATGCGTGCAAAGGCCACTTTGAACGATGGAACCGGACATGTAGAATTGGTTTGGTTTCAAGGATTAAAATGGCTGGACGATTTTGTAAAAACTGGACAAACCTATATAGCTTTTGGCAAACCTTCCGTATATAGAAATATTATATCAATCACCCATCCCGAATTGTCGTTGCCCGAAAGAGAAAAGTTTGAAACGGGCATTCAGCCTGTGTATTCCATTACTGATAAAATGCGTGCCCGTGCTTTCGACAATCGTGCCTTGGCCAAAATATGTTATACTTTGGTGCACCATCCCGAGTATTATATACAAGAAAATTTACCTGAATATTTATTAGATAATCTGCAATTGGTGAATAGGAAAATGGCTTTGAAAAATATACATTTTCCCGAGAATATAGATATGTCCAATGCCGCCGTTGATAGGCTCAAATTTGAAGAATTGTTTTTCTTGCAACTAAAAATTCTGCATTATAAACAGCAGGTAAGTTCGCAAAAAACAAATATAATAGCTACAACAATTGCTGAGCATTTTAATAATTTCTATAATACCAAATTGCCTTTCGAATTAACAGATGCACAGAAGAAAGTATTAAAAGAAATTCGCACCGATTTAGGTTTGGGCAAACAGATGAACCGCTTGCTGCAAGGCGATGTGGGTAGTGGTAAAACTATAGTAGCTTTGCTTAGTATGTTGATGATGGTCGACAATAATTATCAATGTTGCCTCATGGCTCCCACAGAAATTTTAGCGACACAACATTATAAAACTATTAGCGAAATGTTTTTTGGTACGGGCCTCAATTGTAGATTGCTCACAGGTTCTACTTCAAAAAGTGAACGAAAAGATATAGACGACAATTTGATGAATGGAGAAATTAATATACTAATTGGGACCCATGCATTAATTGAAGATAAAGTACAGTTCAAAAACTTGGGATTGGCGGTAATAGATGAGCAGCATCGTTTTGGTGTAGCACAAAGATATAAACTTTGGAAAAAGAATCAGGAACCTCCGCATATTTTGGTGATGACCGCCACACCAATTCCACGCACACTTGCCATGACCTTATATGGTGATTTGGATATATCTGTTATCGATCAATTGCCTTTGGGTCGAAAGCCTATTCGCACCGTGCACCGCTACCTGCGTGGCTTGAGCGATGTATATAGTTTTATTAAAACACAAATTGCCGAAGGTAGACAAATATATATTGTATATCCCTTAATTGAAGAATCGGAGAAACTAGATTTTGAATATTTGATGGGTGGCTATGAAGAGCTTAAACAAATTTTTCCTGAGCCAGAATATAGATTGGGCATGGTGCATGGCAAGATGAAACCCAAAGAAAAAGAAAATGTTATGAGCAATTTCGTGAAAGGTGATATACATGTTTTGGTTGCAACAACGGTAATAGAAGTAGGCGTGAACGTGCCCAATGCCAGTGTGATGATGTTGATGAGTGCCGAACGTTTTGGTCTTGCTCAAATGCATCAGTTGCGAGGCCGTGTGGGCCGCGGTGCCGACCAAAGTTATTGTATATTAGTAACAGGCGATAAACTTGGTGCCGATACTCGCAAACGCCTTAAAACAATGGTAGATACCACCGATGGATTTGTGATAGCCGAAGTAGATATGGAACTGCGTGGCCCTGGCGATTTGGAAGGAACACGCCAGTCAGGCATGCTCGATTTGAAATTGGCTTCTATCATACATGACCAAAAATGGGTAGAGCTTTCTCGCAAACAAGCACAGGAATTATTATTAAAAGATCCATTATTGCAATTGCCCGAGCATATTAATACTTCCAAATATTTTGAATTATACACTAGGCAGAATGGGGATTGGGGCAGGGTGAGTTAG
- a CDS encoding amidohydrolase: MNLIQIICYKSNLKFQILSFFLLYNIVCFAQTDSIITIYHNATIYTVDSQFTKCDAMAVLEYPTTEKKNKILATGKFENLKTKYPSAKLNNVKGKYIYPGFIDAHCHFFGLGVSMQIVDLVGTKTYDEVLERCKKYNITNKGNYLMGRGWDQNDWPKKEYPTNEQLNILFPDIPVVLKRIDGHAALVNNKALILAGIKKGTKISGGEIILKGGKPTGVLIDNAVDLVMKVIPRMNDTQIQLAVEKAETKCLSMGLTSVVDAGLEMDTIYKIAKFLSDINVYAMPMFTPEFIEAHDASKNLNFDKLHLDGVKVYIDGALGSRGALLLKSYSDKAKTYGFQLTSYKELQRVFLWCAENGYPLNAHCIGDSATRIYFRLIEELKPILSKNIYKWRIEHAQVVDTNDLKKFKKYGIIPSVQPTHATSDMYWAEERLGKQRIKTAYAYKDLLKAAGLVALGTDFPVEDVNPLYTFTSAVWRMDSNEFPKGGFQMENALTKEEALRGITIWAAYSVNGERYTGSLEPNKQADFIILDTDLMNATFKECRKAKVVGTYIRGKMVYSIK; encoded by the coding sequence ATGAATTTAATTCAAATAATATGTTACAAATCGAATCTCAAATTTCAGATTCTTTCATTCTTCTTATTATATAATATAGTCTGCTTTGCACAGACTGATTCTATAATTACTATATATCACAATGCCACGATATATACAGTAGATAGCCAGTTTACCAAGTGTGATGCGATGGCAGTATTAGAATATCCAACCACTGAGAAAAAAAATAAAATTCTGGCAACAGGTAAATTTGAAAATCTAAAGACTAAATATCCTTCTGCAAAATTAAATAATGTAAAAGGCAAATATATTTATCCCGGTTTTATTGATGCCCATTGTCATTTTTTTGGTTTGGGAGTGAGTATGCAAATAGTAGATTTGGTGGGTACAAAAACTTATGATGAAGTATTAGAACGCTGCAAAAAATATAATATTACTAACAAAGGCAATTACTTGATGGGTCGAGGTTGGGACCAGAATGATTGGCCGAAAAAAGAGTATCCTACCAACGAACAATTAAATATATTATTTCCTGATATTCCTGTAGTATTAAAACGTATTGATGGCCATGCAGCATTAGTGAATAATAAAGCCTTGATTCTTGCAGGAATTAAAAAAGGAACGAAAATTTCGGGTGGCGAAATTATATTAAAGGGTGGAAAACCAACTGGTGTTTTAATCGACAATGCCGTTGATTTGGTGATGAAAGTAATTCCAAGAATGAATGATACACAAATTCAACTTGCAGTAGAAAAAGCTGAAACTAAATGTTTATCTATGGGCCTGACCAGTGTGGTAGATGCGGGACTAGAAATGGATACCATATATAAAATTGCAAAATTTTTGAGCGATATCAATGTATACGCAATGCCCATGTTCACACCCGAGTTTATTGAAGCCCATGATGCGAGCAAAAATTTAAATTTTGACAAACTACATTTGGATGGCGTGAAAGTATATATAGATGGAGCATTGGGTAGTAGAGGAGCTTTGTTATTAAAATCTTATTCCGACAAAGCAAAAACTTATGGATTTCAGTTAACAAGCTATAAAGAACTACAAAGAGTATTTTTGTGGTGTGCCGAGAATGGATATCCGCTCAACGCTCACTGCATAGGCGATTCAGCCACACGTATATACTTTAGATTGATAGAAGAATTGAAACCCATACTGAGCAAAAACATATATAAATGGCGTATTGAACATGCACAAGTAGTTGATACCAATGATTTGAAAAAATTTAAAAAGTATGGTATTATACCTTCTGTGCAACCTACCCATGCCACCAGTGATATGTATTGGGCTGAAGAACGATTGGGTAAGCAACGTATAAAAACTGCATACGCTTACAAAGACCTTTTGAAAGCCGCAGGACTGGTTGCACTCGGCACCGATTTTCCAGTAGAAGATGTGAATCCATTATATACATTTACATCTGCAGTGTGGCGAATGGACAGCAACGAATTCCCCAAAGGTGGATTCCAAATGGAGAATGCCTTAACAAAAGAAGAAGCATTACGCGGCATAACCATTTGGGCAGCCTACAGTGTGAATGGTGAAAGATATACAGGCAGCTTAGAACCCAACAAACAAGCCGATTTCATTATCCTGGACACGGACTTGATGAATGCCACATTTAAGGAATGTAGGAAAGCGAAAGTAGTCGGGACTTATATAAGAGGGAAGATGGTTTATAGTATAAAGTAG
- a CDS encoding DUF3822 family protein: MTAYDIQAANYNDDISHLLDLYIKLADREMAYALYDPKFSSFIALKSFPLSNPDDLRDIVNHEFTKTYRNSRIIIENNQQALFPENLFDRSKAKDIFSFTTPYNANEETLYTDHIKTSGMLNVFKISNLLKDIINLYFPQAKITHYATALLSGLLVNSENETEFTAHINPDFFHIVITKNNKLIFCNSFEYETIEDILYYILASYEHFELSPKTQPLKLYGSISRFDELKDLLNTYIMFTELGEHPANFAFDKAFDVLPEHLYFPLLSLPLCES; this comes from the coding sequence ATGACCGCATACGATATTCAGGCCGCAAATTACAACGATGACATTAGCCATCTGTTGGACTTATATATAAAATTGGCCGATCGTGAAATGGCTTATGCACTTTACGACCCCAAATTTTCATCATTCATCGCGTTGAAATCGTTCCCGCTCTCCAATCCCGATGACCTGCGAGACATTGTAAACCACGAATTCACAAAGACGTATAGGAACTCACGCATTATCATAGAAAACAACCAGCAGGCCCTGTTCCCCGAAAACTTGTTTGACCGTAGCAAGGCCAAAGATATTTTTTCTTTCACTACACCCTATAATGCAAACGAAGAAACATTATATACTGACCACATTAAAACAAGTGGGATGTTGAATGTTTTCAAAATATCGAATTTACTTAAAGATATTATTAACCTATATTTTCCACAGGCAAAAATTACCCATTACGCAACGGCACTGTTATCAGGTCTATTGGTGAATAGTGAAAATGAAACTGAGTTTACTGCCCATATCAATCCCGATTTTTTTCATATCGTTATTACCAAAAACAACAAACTCATTTTTTGTAATTCATTCGAATATGAAACCATCGAAGATATATTATATTATATCCTTGCCAGTTACGAACATTTTGAATTATCGCCCAAAACCCAACCTTTGAAATTATATGGTTCCATCAGTCGTTTCGATGAACTGAAAGATTTATTGAATACTTATATCATGTTTACCGAACTAGGTGAACACCCAGCCAACTTTGCCTTCGACAAGGCTTTTGATGTTTTGCCCGAGCATTTATATTTCCCGCTTTTATCTTTGCCCTTGTGCGAATCATAA
- a CDS encoding porin family protein produces MASLIKYKNKVYIISLATLLYIIPNTIFAQQAKFKASLGISLSQIDNDGMSGYHKNGLTAGLMTQFPLKKDMLWSIGMKYVNKGSKKIYGEFGPIGGDGKWEKASLHYVDLPIIYTYIFKKKIYISTGPVVGILVGGNIEFTPFTKYDARDTFKKLEQAWVLSVAYNFTKNWLVQVSTEASFISTAKGNNHIHPSRYFGYANDNILIELVKIIDSK; encoded by the coding sequence ATGGCCTCTTTAATAAAATATAAAAACAAGGTGTATATAATATCACTAGCTACACTATTATATATAATCCCAAACACTATTTTCGCACAGCAAGCAAAATTCAAAGCCAGTTTGGGAATTAGTCTTTCACAGATTGATAATGACGGCATGAGCGGATACCACAAAAATGGGCTCACCGCAGGTCTCATGACACAATTCCCACTTAAAAAAGATATGCTATGGTCTATAGGAATGAAATATGTGAACAAGGGCAGTAAAAAGATATATGGAGAGTTTGGCCCCATTGGTGGAGATGGAAAATGGGAGAAAGCAAGTTTGCATTATGTTGATCTACCAATTATCTATACTTATATATTTAAGAAAAAAATCTATATAAGCACAGGCCCCGTAGTTGGAATTTTAGTGGGTGGAAATATAGAGTTTACGCCATTTACAAAATATGATGCACGTGATACTTTTAAAAAATTGGAACAAGCCTGGGTTTTATCCGTTGCTTATAATTTCACCAAGAATTGGTTAGTACAAGTTTCTACTGAAGCTAGTTTTATATCTACCGCCAAAGGTAACAACCACATACATCCTAGCAGATACTTTGGTTATGCAAACGATAATATACTCATCGAATTGGTGAAAATTATTGATAGCAAGTAG
- a CDS encoding DUF3276 family protein, translated as MDDYNQDRNIVFSRKVKAGKRTYFFDVKTTKGNDYYINITESKKNFDGGFMKTKVFLYKEDFNKFMDGLQETVSYVKNELMPDYNFDEYQRPEYTAPPASDEENNQS; from the coding sequence ATGGATGATTACAACCAAGACAGGAACATTGTATTTTCGAGAAAGGTAAAAGCTGGTAAAAGAACTTACTTCTTTGATGTGAAAACCACCAAAGGCAATGACTATTATATAAATATTACCGAAAGCAAAAAGAATTTTGACGGTGGCTTTATGAAAACCAAAGTGTTTTTATATAAAGAAGACTTTAATAAATTTATGGATGGCTTGCAAGAAACAGTTTCTTATGTAAAAAATGAACTGATGCCCGATTATAATTTTGATGAGTACCAAAGACCCGAATACACAGCCCCACCAGCCTCTGACGAGGAAAATAACCAAAGCTAA
- the rsmD gene encoding 16S rRNA (guanine(966)-N(2))-methyltransferase RsmD, with the protein MRIISGKYRGHVLRPPTGLPVRPTTDRAKESLFNILENKYYLDEINVLDLFSGTGNVAFEFASRGATEVICVDKYPKCCKYIYSEAQKMGLDQIHTITEDVLHFIKDCPTQFSIIFADPPYEMANQETIIGLIFEKELLKENGMLIWEHHKNLSFENQKYYIETRKYGDSAFSFFENKTNIYSKHNAK; encoded by the coding sequence GTGCGAATCATAAGTGGCAAATATCGTGGCCATGTGCTGAGGCCTCCTACAGGATTGCCTGTTAGACCCACTACTGACCGAGCCAAAGAAAGTTTGTTCAATATTTTGGAAAACAAATATTACTTAGATGAAATTAATGTTTTGGATTTGTTCAGCGGCACTGGAAATGTAGCTTTCGAATTTGCAAGTCGCGGTGCTACCGAGGTAATATGTGTTGACAAATACCCAAAATGCTGTAAGTATATATATAGTGAAGCTCAAAAAATGGGACTTGACCAAATACATACCATTACGGAAGATGTATTACACTTTATCAAAGACTGTCCCACGCAGTTTAGCATCATCTTTGCCGACCCGCCTTATGAAATGGCGAATCAGGAGACCATAATCGGCCTAATATTTGAAAAAGAATTACTCAAAGAAAATGGGATGTTGATATGGGAACACCATAAAAACCTCTCTTTCGAGAATCAGAAATATTATATTGAAACTAGAAAGTATGGTGATTCGGCTTTTAGTTTTTTTGAAAATAAGACAAATATATACTCAAAACACAATGCTAAATAG
- a CDS encoding UDP-2,3-diacylglucosamine diphosphatase yields the protein MSTKTKYYFASDFHFGVPDYESSLLRERKLVAWLEEISVDAKELYLVGDLFDFWFEYKHAIPKYYTRFLGQLARMSDAGIKIYIFSGNHDVWMKDYFIKEFNMEVHHNPLVKQIGNKKFFIAHGDGLGPGDHGYKFIKKLFRNPFCQWLFRQLHPDMGIRLANYFSTSSRRVNADKDKVFLGEDKEWLIIYSKELLQHTHYDYMIYGHRHHPLELDLGNGARYINLGDWISHFTYAVFDGEKLELKKV from the coding sequence TTGTCCACAAAGACCAAATACTATTTCGCATCCGATTTTCATTTTGGAGTGCCCGATTACGAAAGTAGTTTGCTGCGTGAACGTAAGTTGGTGGCTTGGTTGGAGGAGATTTCAGTTGATGCCAAAGAATTGTATTTGGTGGGAGATTTATTCGATTTTTGGTTTGAATACAAGCATGCCATTCCAAAGTATTATACAAGATTCTTAGGTCAGCTTGCCCGTATGAGTGATGCGGGAATAAAGATATATATTTTTAGCGGCAACCATGATGTGTGGATGAAGGATTATTTTATCAAGGAGTTTAATATGGAAGTGCATCACAATCCGTTGGTAAAACAAATCGGGAACAAAAAATTTTTCATAGCCCATGGCGATGGTTTAGGCCCAGGTGACCACGGTTATAAGTTCATCAAAAAACTTTTTAGAAATCCTTTTTGTCAGTGGTTGTTTAGGCAATTGCATCCTGATATGGGAATACGATTGGCCAATTATTTCAGTACTAGTAGTCGCAGGGTAAATGCTGATAAAGACAAAGTGTTTTTGGGCGAAGACAAGGAATGGTTGATTATATACTCCAAAGAGTTATTGCAACATACCCATTACGATTATATGATATATGGACACAGACATCATCCGCTAGAACTGGATTTGGGCAACGGAGCAAGATATATAAACTTGGGCGATTGGATTTCGCATTTCACCTATGCTGTGTTTGATGGAGAGAAGTTGGAATTGAAGAAAGTATAA